One Kitasatospora sp. NBC_01266 genomic window carries:
- a CDS encoding MFS transporter, translating into MAPPTRLGRANALDAMTFDLAALLGPGLAGALASLAGVRAGVLLAVALICCAVPVAWRLPPGAGYAGGGALLGDLGAGLRAVVRTRPLARATAGSALSCAGQGLLVACAPLLGARALGGAGRGALLLALLAGAGLAANLLLARVPRQPAPDTVLRCAAAVQALALLLAARCRPVPVIAAVLLLGAAEGPQLTALFAVRHREAPERLRGQVFTTGASLKLTAFAFGAALAGPLASRSLPGALLAAAGFQLLAGTAVARRAPGTR; encoded by the coding sequence GTGGCGCCGCCGACCCGGCTGGGCCGGGCGAACGCGCTGGACGCGATGACCTTCGACCTCGCCGCCCTGCTGGGCCCCGGGCTGGCCGGTGCCCTCGCGAGCCTGGCCGGGGTGCGGGCCGGTGTGCTGCTGGCGGTCGCGCTGATCTGCTGCGCGGTGCCGGTGGCCTGGCGGCTGCCGCCGGGGGCGGGATACGCGGGCGGCGGGGCGCTGCTCGGCGACCTCGGTGCGGGGCTGCGGGCCGTCGTCCGGACCCGGCCGCTGGCCCGGGCCACCGCCGGTTCGGCGCTCTCCTGCGCGGGCCAGGGCCTGCTGGTGGCCTGCGCCCCGCTGCTCGGGGCGCGGGCGCTCGGCGGTGCGGGACGCGGGGCGCTGCTGCTCGCGCTGCTCGCCGGTGCGGGGTTGGCGGCCAACCTCCTGCTCGCCCGGGTGCCGCGTCAGCCCGCGCCCGACACCGTGCTCCGGTGTGCCGCCGCGGTCCAGGCGCTCGCGCTGCTGCTCGCGGCGCGTTGCCGGCCGGTCCCGGTCATCGCGGCCGTGCTGCTGCTGGGCGCCGCCGAGGGGCCGCAGCTCACCGCGCTCTTCGCGGTGCGGCACCGGGAGGCGCCGGAGCGGCTGCGCGGCCAGGTCTTCACCACCGGCGCCAGCCTCAAGCTCACCGCCTTCGCCTTCGGCGCGGCCCTCGCCGGACCGCTGGCGAGCCGGTCGCTGCCCGGGGCGCTGCTCGCCGCCGCCGGCTTCCAACTGCTGGCCGGTACCGCCGTGGCCCGGCGCGCGCCGGGCACGCGTTGA
- a CDS encoding MFS transporter, whose protein sequence is MKTGTLLRTRSQASEGGLARRQVHAVAGCYFVASFAALGLPPYLTSILPGLGDRHGHWAGLLYIVPTVFSALGAPVWGRLADRFGRKRLLLRAQLGLSVSFLLAGLADSLPAFTLALVLQGFLGGTFAATNGYLAAALEGPGLSRALTLMQGSARAALVAAPILVGALSPWLSPHRQYLVMALLPLAAAALLARLPEPRRATAPGAAAASAASAAPTGLRALYVYEFAFVFATIVSFPYLIALVDQRIPGIDATVAGALFALPHLCYLLLASRVHTAFLHRPRAGLALGYLLVAAGLAGHGPAHSVLTFTLARLVLGGGLTLGLVCLSILAADAARGRAPGRMFGTLELISKGGAVAAGVIAMLVNSAFGADSPVLIGTAAALAAAAFLLPRLLWSR, encoded by the coding sequence GTGAAGACGGGGACGCTGCTGCGGACCCGCAGCCAGGCCTCCGAAGGCGGCCTGGCCCGACGCCAGGTGCACGCGGTGGCCGGCTGCTACTTCGTGGCCTCCTTCGCCGCACTCGGCCTGCCGCCCTACCTGACCTCGATCCTGCCGGGCCTGGGCGACCGGCACGGCCACTGGGCCGGCCTGCTCTACATCGTGCCGACCGTGTTCAGCGCGCTGGGCGCCCCGGTCTGGGGGCGGCTGGCCGACCGGTTCGGCCGCAAGCGCCTGCTGCTGCGGGCCCAACTGGGCCTGAGCGTCTCGTTCCTGCTGGCCGGACTGGCCGACAGCCTGCCCGCCTTCACGCTCGCCCTGGTGCTGCAGGGCTTCCTCGGCGGCACCTTCGCCGCCACCAACGGCTACCTCGCCGCCGCTCTGGAGGGGCCCGGGCTGTCCAGAGCGCTGACCCTGATGCAGGGCAGCGCGCGAGCCGCGCTGGTGGCCGCGCCGATCCTGGTGGGAGCGCTCTCCCCCTGGCTCTCGCCGCACCGGCAGTACCTGGTGATGGCCCTGCTGCCGCTGGCGGCGGCGGCGCTGCTGGCCCGGCTGCCCGAACCCCGCCGGGCCACCGCGCCAGGTGCCGCGGCGGCCTCCGCCGCGAGCGCCGCTCCCACCGGCCTCCGCGCGCTCTACGTCTACGAGTTCGCGTTCGTCTTCGCCACCATCGTCTCCTTCCCCTACCTGATCGCGCTGGTCGACCAGCGAATACCGGGGATCGACGCGACCGTGGCGGGCGCGCTCTTCGCCCTGCCGCACCTGTGCTACTTGCTGCTCGCCTCCCGGGTGCACACCGCCTTCCTGCACCGGCCCAGGGCCGGGCTCGCGCTCGGCTACCTGCTGGTCGCGGCCGGCCTGGCCGGACACGGGCCCGCCCACTCGGTGCTGACCTTCACACTGGCCCGGCTGGTGCTCGGCGGCGGGCTGACCCTCGGCCTGGTCTGCCTGTCGATCCTGGCCGCCGACGCCGCCCGGGGTCGCGCGCCGGGCCGGATGTTCGGCACACTGGAACTGATCTCCAAGGGTGGCGCGGTCGCCGCCGGCGTCATCGCCATGCTGGTCAACTCGGCCTTCGGCGCCGACTCGCCGGTGCTGATCGGCACCGCCGCCGCGCTGGCCGCCGCCGCCTTCCTCCTCCCCCGCCTGCTCTGGAGTCGCTGA
- a CDS encoding ATP-grasp domain-containing protein: MRLYLLAHNPTDSVTQGFLPAAARLGLPVTVLTDQAEAHHRAYAHRAHLPADLLVLPCEVADFREVVGLVSGHEPPAAVFSNSDHLQTQAALAAAYFGLPAKDWRATLRAKNKAELRRHLAATGLDTVRSAELTAGQDPADVELPPFPCVLKPREGVASEDVVLVADAAELAARCAEIRRRRPEATLLVEEFLSGELHTLETLGDGQRREVLGGFRTRLSPPPHFIEEVLEFVPAHPGPVVDQVLAQLDALGVGLGACHTEFVVQPDGRARIIEVNYRAIGDQCDLMLAQLLGIPYFEHVLRVHLGHPLPADLGARTDLRGRNEVVCADRAGTLTAAPGPQDAGAEGVRLSYRPLRALGERHEHYRTNRDYLGVIWAIGPDQRAVDRAVADFITANRWEITP, translated from the coding sequence TTGCGGCTCTACCTGCTCGCCCACAACCCCACCGACTCCGTCACCCAGGGCTTCCTGCCCGCCGCGGCCCGGCTCGGCCTGCCCGTCACCGTGCTGACCGACCAGGCCGAGGCGCACCACCGGGCCTACGCGCACCGCGCCCACCTGCCGGCCGACCTGCTGGTGCTGCCCTGCGAGGTGGCCGACTTCCGCGAGGTGGTCGGTCTGGTCTCCGGCCATGAGCCGCCCGCGGCCGTGTTCAGCAACAGCGACCACCTGCAGACCCAGGCCGCCCTGGCCGCCGCCTACTTCGGCCTGCCCGCCAAGGACTGGCGAGCCACCCTGCGCGCCAAGAACAAGGCCGAGCTGCGCCGGCACCTGGCCGCCACCGGTCTCGACACGGTCCGCAGCGCCGAGTTGACGGCGGGTCAAGATCCTGCTGACGTCGAGCTTCCGCCCTTCCCCTGCGTACTCAAGCCCCGCGAAGGTGTGGCCAGCGAGGATGTGGTGCTGGTCGCGGACGCCGCCGAACTCGCCGCCCGCTGCGCGGAGATCCGGCGCCGCCGACCCGAGGCCACCCTGCTGGTCGAGGAGTTCCTCAGCGGCGAACTGCACACCCTGGAGACGCTGGGCGACGGGCAGCGGCGCGAGGTGCTCGGCGGCTTCCGGACCCGGCTCTCCCCGCCGCCGCACTTCATCGAGGAGGTGCTGGAGTTCGTCCCCGCCCACCCGGGACCGGTGGTCGACCAGGTCCTCGCTCAGCTCGACGCACTGGGCGTGGGTCTGGGCGCCTGCCACACCGAGTTCGTGGTGCAGCCGGACGGCCGGGCCCGGATCATCGAGGTCAACTACCGGGCGATCGGCGACCAGTGCGACCTGATGCTGGCGCAGCTGCTGGGGATCCCGTACTTCGAGCACGTACTGCGGGTCCACCTGGGCCACCCGCTGCCCGCCGACCTCGGCGCCCGCACCGACCTGCGCGGGCGCAACGAGGTGGTCTGCGCCGACCGGGCCGGCACCCTGACCGCCGCACCGGGGCCGCAGGACGCCGGGGCCGAGGGCGTGCGGCTCAGCTACCGCCCGCTGCGCGCCCTCGGCGAACGGCACGAGCACTACCGGACCAACCGCGACTACCTGGGCGTGATCTGGGCGATCGGCCCCGACCAGCGGGCCGTGGACCGCGCGGTGGCCGACTTCATCACCGCCAACCGCTGGGAGATCACCCCGTGA
- a CDS encoding type III PLP-dependent enzyme: MALPPAVHAEAAELPTEALPAYLYDLPALRAHAAAIRAALPERVELYYAAKANPDPALLTAMRDQVDGYEVSSGGELAHVRAAVPDARLAFGGPGKTPAELSAALAAGVHRWHVESVAELHQLAALATGPVDLLLRVNLPLRAGALDGVPLAMGGRPTPFGLDPEHLDHCLRLLAEPRFARHLRLRGIHAHLASGLDAVGQLAVAEQLVDWAAGLPVAIEEVNIGGGMAVDYADPHARFDWSGYGAGLASLLRRHPGLRLRIEPGRAITAYCGWYATEVLEVKRSHGEEFAVLRGGTHHLRTPAARGHDQPFAVLPVEHWPHPWPRPTAESGQVTLAGQLCTPKDVLARRASVPALRTGDRVVFGLAGAYAWNISHHAFLMHPQPGFHLLGEQPVEGNDR, from the coding sequence ATCGCGCTGCCGCCCGCCGTCCACGCCGAGGCGGCCGAGCTGCCCACCGAGGCGCTGCCCGCCTACCTCTACGACCTGCCCGCGCTGCGCGCCCACGCGGCGGCGATCCGGGCCGCGCTGCCCGAGCGGGTGGAGCTGTACTACGCCGCCAAGGCCAATCCCGACCCCGCGCTGCTGACCGCGATGCGCGACCAGGTGGACGGCTACGAGGTGTCCTCCGGTGGCGAGTTGGCCCATGTGCGGGCCGCCGTTCCGGACGCCCGGCTGGCCTTCGGCGGACCGGGCAAGACGCCGGCCGAACTGAGCGCCGCGCTGGCGGCCGGCGTGCACCGCTGGCACGTGGAGAGCGTGGCCGAACTCCACCAACTCGCCGCGCTGGCCACCGGACCGGTCGACCTGCTGCTGCGGGTCAACCTGCCGCTGCGCGCGGGCGCGCTGGACGGCGTACCGCTCGCCATGGGCGGCCGGCCCACCCCGTTCGGTCTGGACCCCGAACACCTGGACCACTGCCTGCGGTTGCTGGCCGAGCCCCGGTTCGCCCGGCACCTGCGGCTGCGCGGCATCCACGCGCACCTGGCCAGCGGCCTGGACGCGGTCGGCCAACTCGCGGTCGCCGAGCAGCTGGTGGACTGGGCGGCGGGCCTGCCGGTGGCGATCGAGGAGGTCAACATCGGCGGCGGCATGGCCGTGGACTACGCCGATCCGCACGCGCGCTTCGACTGGTCCGGCTACGGCGCGGGGCTGGCGAGCCTGCTGCGCCGCCATCCCGGACTGCGGCTGCGGATCGAGCCCGGCCGGGCGATCACCGCCTACTGCGGCTGGTACGCCACCGAGGTGCTGGAGGTCAAGCGCAGCCACGGCGAGGAGTTCGCGGTGCTCCGCGGCGGCACCCACCACCTGCGCACGCCCGCCGCGCGCGGGCACGACCAGCCGTTCGCCGTGCTGCCCGTGGAGCACTGGCCGCACCCCTGGCCCCGCCCGACGGCCGAGAGCGGCCAGGTCACGCTTGCCGGACAACTCTGCACCCCCAAGGACGTCCTGGCCCGCCGGGCGAGCGTGCCGGCGCTGCGGACCGGGGACCGGGTGGTGTTCGGGCTGGCCGGAGCGTACGCCTGGAACATCTCGCACCACGCCTTCCTGATGCACCCTCAGCCGGGCTTCCACCTGCTGGGTGAGCAACCCGTCGAGGGCAACGACCGGTAG
- a CDS encoding IucA/IucC family protein: MGDHPVSTADQLTLRVLSALLREDVLGLRTGSHRERRPDGDWLVLEHLALPVRPDGFQCELAAREPLLEVDGHPVRELDEILAELRARAAQPDREGFTAFAEECRQTLATMRLHEAEQPAVLAALARDFGADPADWTGPRASLAFDTLAAYLDHPVYPTARGRAGLTAADLHRYAPECHPAFLLRWLLLPIEALTVHGGAPLPAWWPTPAALGHPELTDSHRTVPVHPLSVGAPLTEALRATGLADRALLAEHPYLEVTPTLSMRTVAVATDPRHHVKLPLATATLGLRNRRTIKPATLLDGAAGQLLLTEVRSREARFADTVLFADEQSYAHAGHELLAVLLRRLPAAIDAPDAVIVPLAALAATAPDGRLVLDALAERFYGGDPVALYDALLTLLLDWQCTLFGHGVALESHQQNTSLILDRSAGATRLRLLLKDNDGPRINRARAELTISQQTLEGFDDPRTFSADDRALTDLFTTITGHLCTASLAFALAEHERAPLSETLGLLRKRLAEALDRLGPAGLPLRAALLDADRLPVKAMVSAGTLLSKERSGAADINKHYTTGPNYLAGA; the protein is encoded by the coding sequence CTGGGAGATCACCCCGTGAGCACCGCCGATCAGCTGACCCTGCGGGTGCTCAGCGCCCTGCTGCGCGAGGACGTGCTCGGGCTGCGGACCGGCTCCCACCGCGAACGGCGCCCGGACGGCGACTGGCTGGTCCTCGAGCACCTCGCGCTGCCGGTCCGCCCGGACGGCTTCCAGTGCGAACTCGCCGCGCGCGAGCCCCTGCTGGAGGTCGACGGGCACCCGGTGCGCGAGCTGGACGAGATCCTCGCCGAGCTGCGCGCGCGGGCCGCACAGCCGGACCGCGAGGGCTTCACCGCCTTCGCCGAGGAGTGCCGCCAGACGCTGGCCACCATGCGGCTGCACGAGGCCGAGCAACCGGCCGTCCTCGCCGCGCTGGCACGGGACTTCGGGGCCGACCCGGCCGACTGGACCGGCCCGCGGGCGAGCCTGGCCTTCGACACCCTGGCGGCCTACCTGGACCACCCGGTCTACCCGACCGCACGCGGCCGGGCCGGCCTCACCGCCGCCGACCTGCACCGGTACGCGCCCGAGTGCCACCCGGCGTTCCTGCTCCGCTGGCTGCTGCTGCCCATCGAGGCGCTGACCGTGCACGGCGGGGCCCCGCTGCCCGCCTGGTGGCCGACCCCGGCGGCGCTCGGGCACCCCGAACTGACTGACAGTCACCGTACTGTGCCCGTGCACCCGCTGTCGGTCGGCGCGCCGCTCACCGAAGCACTGCGCGCCACCGGCCTGGCGGACCGCGCCCTGCTCGCCGAGCACCCGTACCTGGAGGTGACGCCGACCCTCTCGATGCGCACCGTCGCGGTCGCCACCGACCCGCGCCACCACGTCAAACTGCCGCTCGCCACCGCGACCCTGGGCCTGCGCAACCGGCGCACCATCAAGCCGGCCACCCTGCTGGACGGCGCGGCCGGGCAGCTGCTGCTCACCGAAGTCCGGTCCCGGGAAGCACGGTTCGCCGACACCGTGCTCTTCGCCGACGAGCAGAGCTACGCGCACGCCGGACACGAGCTGCTCGCCGTGCTGCTGCGGCGGCTGCCTGCGGCCATCGACGCCCCGGACGCGGTCATCGTGCCGCTGGCCGCGCTGGCGGCCACCGCGCCGGACGGGCGCCTGGTGCTGGACGCACTGGCCGAGCGCTTCTACGGCGGCGACCCCGTCGCCCTCTACGACGCGCTGCTCACCCTGCTGCTGGACTGGCAGTGCACGCTCTTCGGCCACGGCGTCGCGCTGGAGTCGCACCAGCAGAACACCTCGCTGATCCTCGACCGCAGCGCCGGCGCGACCCGGCTGCGGCTGCTGCTGAAGGACAACGACGGCCCACGGATCAACCGCGCCCGCGCCGAACTGACGATCAGTCAGCAGACCCTGGAAGGCTTCGACGACCCTCGCACCTTCAGCGCCGACGACCGCGCGCTGACCGACCTGTTCACCACCATCACCGGCCACCTCTGCACCGCCTCGCTCGCCTTCGCCCTCGCCGAGCACGAACGGGCGCCGCTGTCCGAGACCTTGGGGCTGCTGCGCAAGCGGCTCGCCGAGGCGCTGGACCGGCTCGGCCCAGCGGGCCTGCCGCTGCGCGCGGCGCTGCTGGACGCCGACCGGCTGCCGGTCAAGGCGATGGTCAGCGCCGGCACCCTGCTCAGCAAGGAGCGCTCGGGCGCGGCGGACATCAACAAGCACTACACCACTGGACCGAACTACCTGGCGGGCGCGTGA
- a CDS encoding ABC transporter substrate-binding protein, protein MSQLRRLPVAVLAVALTTTLLAGCGSSATDSSSKPAAASSGSDATAAFPITVKHAMGSTEIKSAPKRVVVLDSGELDDVTLLGITPVGAVSPHLKTEGGFPTYLKGEIQGTKDVGPMAEPNLELIASLKPDLILSSKVRHEKIYDKLSAIAPTVFAETTGVTWKENIALYAQALGKQAQATQALADYQTRAAKVGAEIKEKNGGTMPTASVVRFIAGPTRLYQKASFSGTVLKDVGLNRPASQDVDASMMDVSPEQLDKADADLVFVTTADDPSKTQQSQVEATPLWQNLKAVKANKVFNVPDETWMSGIGVQAADQMLNDIAKATGVTPVN, encoded by the coding sequence ATGTCCCAGCTCCGCCGTCTGCCCGTCGCCGTGCTCGCCGTCGCGCTCACCACCACCCTGCTGGCCGGTTGCGGCAGCAGCGCGACCGACAGCAGCAGCAAGCCCGCCGCCGCGAGCAGCGGCAGCGACGCGACCGCGGCCTTCCCGATCACCGTCAAGCACGCCATGGGCAGCACCGAGATCAAGAGCGCGCCCAAGCGGGTCGTGGTGCTGGACAGCGGCGAGTTGGACGATGTCACCCTGCTCGGCATCACGCCGGTGGGCGCGGTCTCCCCGCACCTGAAGACCGAGGGCGGGTTCCCGACCTACCTCAAGGGCGAGATCCAGGGCACCAAGGACGTCGGCCCGATGGCCGAGCCCAACCTGGAGTTGATCGCCTCGCTCAAGCCGGACCTGATCCTCTCCTCCAAGGTCCGCCACGAGAAGATCTACGACAAGCTCAGCGCGATAGCCCCCACCGTCTTCGCCGAGACCACCGGCGTGACCTGGAAGGAGAACATCGCGCTCTACGCCCAGGCGCTCGGCAAGCAGGCCCAGGCCACGCAGGCGCTGGCCGACTACCAGACCCGGGCGGCGAAGGTCGGCGCCGAGATCAAGGAGAAGAACGGCGGCACCATGCCGACCGCTTCGGTGGTGCGCTTCATCGCCGGCCCGACCCGGCTTTACCAGAAGGCCTCGTTCAGCGGCACGGTGCTGAAGGACGTCGGCCTGAACCGCCCGGCCTCGCAGGACGTCGACGCCTCGATGATGGACGTCAGCCCCGAGCAGCTCGACAAGGCCGACGCCGACCTGGTCTTCGTGACCACCGCCGACGACCCGAGCAAGACCCAGCAGAGCCAGGTGGAGGCCACCCCGCTCTGGCAGAACCTCAAGGCGGTGAAGGCGAACAAGGTCTTCAACGTGCCGGACGAGACCTGGATGTCCGGCATCGGGGTGCAGGCGGCCGACCAGATGCTGAACGACATCGCGAAGGCGACCGGCGTGACGCCGGTCAACTAG
- a CDS encoding sensor histidine kinase, producing the protein MRLLTIENAGRPPTADRPPRWWRRRPGIRARAALAALVAAALAFGLATVWVGRSLHADLELQATDRAESAVANIEGKIPDSPDEPYATSSYVVMDADGLWLRSGADFSWPPGWAREGLLPPVPPADYDQVSPATEEVIIRMPSFVPGMQSGWLSGRTVRFRRSISDSLSSADLAKYTGVTGMRPQTLTIYVLVDDEEADRTSATVARILGWYLTPGASLFVALIAWLVTGLALRPVEAIRRRMAEIGDGAIHQRVPVPTTRDTINRLARTTNHTLDRLEHALDEQRRLVADASHELRSPLAALRTSLEIPLAHPDHAHWPTVVTNALTDTARLQELADDLLLLARTQETHTQETHTPTDSTVALHDIVAEQLAERTVTDPTLNWHGHLTEATVPGHEVLIGRLVRNLLDNAARHTTDTITATLHTTDGWAELTITDNGPGIPPADRERVFDRFVRLDTARNRATGGAGLGLALVRTIATTLGGTATATQPPTPPGAHLLIRLPLAR; encoded by the coding sequence ATGCGTTTGCTGACGATCGAGAACGCCGGCCGGCCGCCGACCGCCGACCGACCGCCCCGCTGGTGGCGGCGGCGCCCCGGAATCCGCGCCAGGGCCGCGTTGGCGGCCCTGGTCGCGGCGGCGCTGGCGTTCGGCCTCGCCACCGTCTGGGTCGGCCGTTCCCTGCACGCCGACCTGGAGCTGCAGGCCACGGACCGGGCGGAGTCCGCCGTGGCGAACATCGAGGGAAAGATCCCCGACTCGCCGGACGAGCCCTACGCGACCTCCTCCTACGTCGTGATGGACGCGGACGGGCTCTGGCTGCGCTCCGGAGCCGATTTCTCCTGGCCGCCCGGGTGGGCGCGCGAGGGGCTGCTGCCGCCCGTCCCGCCCGCGGACTACGACCAGGTGAGCCCGGCCACCGAGGAGGTCATCATCCGGATGCCGTCCTTCGTGCCCGGTATGCAGTCCGGCTGGCTGAGCGGTCGCACCGTACGGTTCCGGCGGTCCATCAGCGATTCGCTCTCCAGTGCCGACCTCGCCAAGTACACCGGTGTCACCGGGATGCGCCCGCAGACCCTCACCATCTACGTGCTGGTCGACGACGAGGAGGCCGACCGGACCAGCGCCACCGTGGCCCGGATCCTCGGCTGGTACCTCACCCCCGGCGCCTCACTCTTCGTCGCCCTGATCGCCTGGCTGGTCACCGGCCTCGCGCTGCGCCCCGTCGAAGCCATCCGCCGCCGGATGGCCGAGATCGGCGACGGCGCCATCCACCAACGCGTCCCCGTCCCCACCACCCGCGACACCATCAACCGCCTCGCCCGCACCACCAACCACACCCTCGACAGACTCGAACACGCCCTCGACGAACAACGCCGCCTGGTCGCCGACGCCTCCCACGAACTCCGCAGCCCCCTCGCCGCCCTGCGCACCTCCCTCGAAATCCCCCTCGCCCACCCCGACCACGCCCACTGGCCCACCGTCGTCACAAACGCCCTCACCGACACCGCACGCCTCCAAGAACTCGCCGACGACCTCCTGCTACTCGCCCGCACCCAGGAAACCCACACCCAGGAAACCCACACCCCCACCGACAGCACCGTCGCCCTGCACGACATCGTCGCCGAACAACTCGCCGAACGCACCGTCACCGACCCCACCCTCAACTGGCACGGCCACCTCACCGAAGCCACCGTCCCCGGCCACGAAGTCCTGATCGGCCGACTCGTCCGCAACCTGCTCGACAACGCCGCCCGCCACACCACCGACACCATCACCGCCACCCTCCACACCACCGACGGCTGGGCCGAACTCACCATCACCGACAACGGACCCGGCATCCCACCCGCCGACCGCGAACGCGTCTTCGACCGCTTCGTCCGCCTCGACACCGCCCGCAACCGCGCCACCGGCGGCGCCGGCCTCGGCCTCGCCCTGGTCCGCACCATCGCCACCACCCTCGGCGGCACCGCCACCGCCACCCAACCCCCCACCCCACCCGGCGCCCACCTGCTCATCCGCCTCCCCCTCGCCCGGTAG
- a CDS encoding IucA/IucC family protein, whose translation MSITLSPALTTLPTAEQVVAHTLVNCLLREVSGPEHQTAVSAGRLLLRLPRCGALLRVALRRTSLIGAHRFAGPVQRKDADGWSDLDWRELAELVQAELTLRTGVRNEEFLDQLTSSHQGVAAALTGRPAPDGDRYRESEQALLFGHRFHPAPKSRSARGADATTWAAYAPEARASFPLRYLAVRDNLLAEQSVDPAATALLDGLLDGPHEAVREVPAGYRLLPTHPWQYQLLGEHPLLRAALANGDVIDLGTGGPEFAATASVRTLHGAGAFLKFSLNVRITNCLRKNAAYELTGAVELTRLLDGALGDLAERFPDAAMLREPAFRTLALPGPDGTPDTELFEGFGLIVREDLDARLHPGLTPLLAAAVADEYPTSSAQLGRLLGEPAPAAAELLDWWTRYLRLLLPPVLAAYFDHGVVLEPHLQNVLIAVDDAGYPAQVLFRDLEGTKLLPERNAALLAELPPQVAGPMSYDEQRGWDRVVYCLLVNHVAELLAVIADQDPSLEPQLWERVRGVLARYAELHGCPPRLRALLAGVPLPAKANLLTRWERKADREAGYVRLPSPLAAAVLNQAAQAPTESAGEVR comes from the coding sequence ATGTCGATCACCCTCTCCCCCGCCCTGACCACGCTGCCCACCGCCGAGCAGGTGGTGGCGCACACCCTGGTCAACTGCCTGCTGCGCGAGGTCTCCGGGCCGGAGCACCAGACCGCGGTGAGCGCCGGGCGACTACTCCTGCGACTGCCACGGTGCGGGGCACTGCTCCGGGTCGCGCTGCGCCGCACCTCGCTGATCGGCGCCCACCGCTTCGCCGGCCCCGTGCAGCGCAAGGATGCTGACGGGTGGTCAGATCTGGACTGGCGGGAGCTGGCCGAGCTGGTCCAGGCCGAACTCACGCTGCGCACCGGGGTGCGCAACGAGGAGTTCCTCGACCAGCTGACCTCCAGCCACCAGGGCGTGGCGGCGGCCCTGACCGGCCGCCCGGCGCCGGACGGCGACCGGTACCGGGAGTCCGAGCAGGCCCTGCTGTTCGGCCACCGCTTCCACCCCGCGCCCAAGTCCCGCTCGGCGCGCGGCGCCGACGCCACCACCTGGGCGGCGTACGCGCCCGAGGCCCGCGCGAGCTTCCCGCTGCGCTACCTCGCCGTGCGGGACAACCTGCTCGCCGAGCAGTCCGTCGACCCGGCCGCGACGGCCCTGCTCGACGGGCTCCTCGACGGACCGCACGAGGCAGTGCGCGAGGTCCCGGCCGGCTACCGCCTGCTGCCCACCCACCCGTGGCAGTACCAGCTGCTCGGCGAGCACCCGCTGCTCCGGGCCGCGCTCGCGAACGGCGACGTGATCGATCTCGGCACCGGCGGGCCCGAGTTCGCCGCCACCGCCTCGGTGCGCACGCTGCACGGCGCCGGCGCCTTCCTCAAGTTCAGCCTGAACGTGCGGATCACCAACTGCCTGCGCAAGAACGCCGCCTACGAGCTGACCGGCGCCGTCGAGCTGACCCGGCTGCTGGACGGCGCGCTCGGCGACCTGGCCGAACGCTTCCCGGACGCCGCGATGCTGCGCGAACCGGCCTTCCGCACCCTCGCGCTGCCCGGCCCCGACGGCACCCCCGACACCGAACTCTTCGAGGGCTTCGGCCTGATCGTCCGCGAGGACCTCGACGCCCGGCTGCACCCCGGCCTCACCCCGCTGCTGGCGGCCGCGGTGGCCGACGAGTACCCGACCAGCTCGGCCCAACTCGGCCGGCTGCTCGGCGAGCCGGCCCCGGCGGCGGCCGAGCTGCTCGACTGGTGGACCCGCTACCTGCGGCTGCTGCTGCCACCGGTGCTGGCCGCCTACTTCGACCACGGCGTGGTGCTGGAGCCGCACCTGCAGAACGTGCTCATCGCGGTGGACGACGCGGGCTACCCGGCCCAGGTGCTCTTCCGCGACCTGGAGGGCACCAAGCTGCTGCCGGAGCGCAACGCCGCCCTGCTGGCCGAACTGCCGCCGCAGGTGGCCGGACCGATGAGCTACGACGAGCAGCGCGGTTGGGACCGGGTGGTGTACTGCCTGCTGGTCAACCACGTCGCCGAGCTGCTGGCGGTGATCGCCGACCAGGACCCCTCGCTGGAGCCGCAGTTGTGGGAGCGGGTGCGCGGCGTGCTGGCGCGGTACGCCGAACTGCACGGCTGCCCGCCCCGGCTGCGAGCCCTGCTGGCCGGGGTGCCGCTGCCGGCCAAGGCCAACCTGCTGACCCGCTGGGAGCGCAAGGCGGACCGCGAGGCCGGGTACGTCCGGCTGCCCTCGCCGCTGGCCGCCGCAGTGCTGAACCAGGCCGCCCAGGCCCCCACCGAGTCGGCAGGAGAAGTCCGTTGA